The following proteins are co-located in the Leptospira limi genome:
- a CDS encoding ATP-binding protein has protein sequence MKTSFSILAGFFCVGNLTILLDTLFLKNQILNHPHIISTFLVFLSFVLIFFGLHFPTFFRNFPKLLIISSFVFGMGIMLLLVDLGILNDVYPEASLILLKYYYNAYYIVTFIVFSYLIIAKLRFNFPAIQTFMEYIYYAAFVTCFSFLIICNFPLLIPISISYFLHFFLFLNLLFLFCFTVFLFHYSFTKDYLTHPFSFLFERSKQIFEEQIPANRSNSRLVKEKLWNLYEKQNWRKTMDSFWFQILVDETLDNALEHGGKREEDIITVHVFESSKYIDVYVIDSGKGFNPRSIPSPIESDRKLVTGGRGIHILKKLFLVRWNFLGNEVNIRVDKTKSSDWKTNV, from the coding sequence ATGAAAACAAGTTTTTCAATTCTTGCTGGATTTTTCTGTGTCGGTAATTTGACAATCTTACTTGATACTTTGTTTTTAAAAAACCAAATCCTAAACCACCCTCATATCATTTCGACATTCCTTGTTTTTTTATCATTTGTTCTGATTTTTTTTGGACTCCATTTTCCTACTTTTTTCCGTAACTTCCCAAAACTACTCATCATCTCTTCTTTTGTTTTTGGTATGGGGATCATGTTACTATTGGTTGATTTGGGAATACTCAACGATGTATATCCTGAGGCTAGTTTGATACTATTGAAATATTACTATAACGCTTATTATATAGTGACATTCATTGTGTTTTCTTACTTGATCATTGCAAAACTGCGTTTTAATTTCCCAGCGATTCAAACTTTCATGGAATATATTTATTATGCAGCATTTGTAACTTGTTTTAGTTTCCTAATCATTTGTAATTTCCCATTACTCATCCCAATCTCAATTTCCTATTTTCTGCATTTTTTCTTATTTTTGAATTTATTGTTTTTATTCTGTTTTACCGTATTTTTATTCCATTATTCCTTTACGAAGGATTATCTAACTCATCCTTTTTCCTTTTTATTTGAAAGATCAAAACAAATCTTCGAGGAACAGATCCCTGCAAATCGATCCAATTCAAGGTTAGTGAAAGAAAAACTTTGGAATTTGTATGAGAAACAAAATTGGCGAAAAACAATGGATAGTTTCTGGTTCCAAATTTTAGTAGATGAAACTTTGGACAATGCTCTTGAACACGGCGGGAAAAGAGAAGAGGATATCATCACCGTACATGTGTTTGAGTCTTCAAAGTACATTGATGTTTACGTGATTGATAGTGGAAAAGGATTTAACCCAAGGTCAATCCCAAGCCCAATTGAATCAGATCGAAAATTGGTAACTGGTGGACGTGGGATCCATATCCTTAAAAAACTATTTTTAGTAAGATGGAATTTTTTAGGTAATGAAGTGAATATCAGAGTGGATAAAACAAAAAGTTCCGATTGGAAAACAAACGTTTAG
- a CDS encoding S1C family serine protease, translating into MPVINEKKATDPNKMDSKKLMQNQKKILTSPLPFASTILFFLTLFSFRIGAESNGQSIDELRKSVVQIRVFSQAKDPYSPWMSSGISASTGSGFIISKNRILTNAHVVSNAKFIETQRNNQTEWYEVKVLYIAHDCDLAILEVPDQNFYTDSMELELGGLPELASPVDIIGYPIGGSKISVSRGIVSRIEQSSYAHSQIDSHLVVQVDAAINPGNSGGPAFQNGKVVGVAFQASTKGENIGYIIPTNVIQHFLKDIEDGEYDGYVELGIQTQNSFSESHRNFYEIPSGEEGVFVTRVYKQGSADGYLQPGDYLTAIDGRKIGRNGNLKESNSIDFLEVIDNKFAGEEIQFDLIRKKKKIRVSFPAKKMPQMENQRSRYGADYPYLLLGGLVFQSVNRDLLESWSKIGQTQGGSLLLYRFYEGSNLLDGETEDIVLYRKLPHPTNSHSDFYLNMVVESFNGTKVRNLNHFKNLIQSSKDKTYKIYFYGIQVPMILDRDESEKADEQIKRTNHIKGK; encoded by the coding sequence ATGCCTGTGATTAACGAAAAGAAGGCTACCGATCCGAATAAAATGGATTCAAAAAAACTCATGCAGAATCAGAAAAAAATTTTAACTTCCCCACTTCCCTTTGCGAGTACTATTTTATTTTTTCTCACTTTATTCTCTTTCAGAATAGGTGCCGAATCCAACGGCCAATCCATTGACGAATTGAGGAAATCTGTAGTTCAAATCCGTGTGTTTTCTCAGGCAAAAGATCCATATTCACCTTGGATGTCTTCTGGGATCTCTGCTTCCACAGGTTCTGGATTTATCATTTCAAAGAACAGGATTCTAACCAATGCACATGTTGTTTCAAATGCAAAATTCATTGAAACGCAGAGAAACAACCAAACGGAATGGTACGAAGTAAAGGTTCTATATATTGCACATGATTGTGACTTAGCAATCTTAGAAGTACCAGATCAAAATTTTTACACCGATAGTATGGAATTAGAGTTAGGTGGTTTACCTGAACTCGCAAGTCCCGTAGATATCATAGGATATCCGATCGGAGGAAGTAAAATTTCAGTCAGCAGAGGGATCGTTTCACGTATTGAACAATCTAGTTATGCACATTCTCAAATTGATAGCCATTTGGTTGTGCAAGTTGATGCAGCAATCAATCCTGGGAATTCAGGTGGTCCCGCATTTCAAAATGGAAAAGTAGTTGGTGTTGCTTTCCAAGCATCAACCAAGGGTGAAAATATCGGTTATATCATCCCAACCAATGTCATTCAACATTTTCTAAAAGATATAGAAGATGGGGAATACGATGGTTATGTGGAACTTGGGATCCAAACACAAAATTCATTCTCCGAATCACATCGAAACTTTTACGAAATCCCCAGTGGAGAGGAAGGTGTATTTGTTACCCGTGTGTACAAACAAGGTTCTGCAGATGGATACCTTCAACCTGGCGATTATTTAACAGCCATTGATGGTCGCAAAATCGGAAGGAATGGAAATTTAAAAGAATCAAACTCAATCGATTTTTTAGAAGTCATTGATAACAAATTTGCCGGAGAAGAAATCCAGTTTGATCTCATTCGAAAGAAGAAAAAAATTCGAGTGAGTTTTCCAGCGAAAAAAATGCCACAGATGGAAAACCAAAGGTCAAGGTATGGCGCAGATTACCCTTATTTACTTTTGGGAGGTCTCGTATTCCAATCTGTCAATAGAGATCTATTGGAATCTTGGAGTAAAATTGGACAAACACAAGGAGGAAGTTTACTTTTGTATCGATTTTATGAAGGTTCGAATTTATTAGATGGTGAAACAGAAGATATTGTATTATACCGTAAATTACCCCACCCCACAAACTCACATTCTGACTTTTATCTCAATATGGTTGTCGAATCATTTAACGGTACGAAGGTGCGTAATCTCAACCATTTTAAGAACCTAATCCAATCTTCAAAAGATAAAACCTACAAAATTTATTTTTATGGAATCCAAGTTCCGATGATTTTGGACCGAGACGAATCCGAAAAAGCAGACGAACAAATCAAACGAACAAACCATATCAAAGGTAAATAA